Proteins from a genomic interval of Euleptes europaea isolate rEulEur1 chromosome 18, rEulEur1.hap1, whole genome shotgun sequence:
- the LOC130490394 gene encoding zinc finger protein 271-like: MEQEKDLVIQSSEDISETPGGPIPDGTEDPLWETAPYKCSTCRKTFAKTSNLVQHEKIHTGEKPYKCSHCGKRFTRSNNLAEHERIHTGEKPYKCPECGKTFNRSSILLRHRRIHTGEKPYKCPKCGKSFDESARLRVHQRTHVTEMAYLIDSNGEATAIATSGVAHSCSDCGKTFSLYSNLLKHQRIHTGENPYRCGQCGINFSEASNLLRHQRYHARDKPYQCPMCQKRFGQSSHLIQHQRIHTGERPHKCPDCGKSFIENSTLKKHQRIHTGEKPHQCLECGKSFSLSSHLVTHQRCHTGERPYKCEDCGKGFTDTSSLIIHRRSHTGEKPYKCDVCGKGFVLSSVYLNHHRTHTGEKPFGCPDCGRAFRQWSQLVIHRRLHTGERPYKCPYCDKGFCDSSTLTKHKRTHTGEKPNTCTECGLSFGSRALLLEHQTLHAEETASLGIL, from the coding sequence ATGGAGcaagagaaagatttggttataCAAAGTTCTGAGGACATATCCGAGACCCCTGGTGGACCCATCCCAGACGGTACGGAGGACCCTTTGTGGGAGACGGCCCCTTACAAGTGTTCCACCTGCAGGAAGACCTTCGCAAAGACTTCTAACCTTGTCCAGCACGAGAAAATCCACACGGGCGAGAAGCCCTACAAATGCTCCCACTGTGGCAAAAGGTTCACTCGGAGCAACAACCTGGCAGAGCATGagagaatccacacgggagagaaacctTACAAGTGCCCAGAGTGCGGGAAGACTTTTAACCGCAGCTCGATCCTGCTCAGGCACCGgagaatccacacgggagagaagccTTACAAATGCCCCAAGTGCGGGAAGAGCTTCGACGAGAGCGCGCGGCTGCGCGTGCACCAGAGAACCCACGTGACGGAGATGGCCTACCTCATCGACAGCAACGGGGAGGCCACCGCCATTGCGACCAGCGGCGTAGCTCACAGCTGCTCTGACTGCGGCAAAACATTTAGCCTATACTCCAATCTCCTGAAACACCAAAgaatccatacaggggagaacCCTTACAGGTGCGGCCAGTGTGGGATCAACTTCAGTGAGGCTTCTAACCTGCTTCGGCACCAGCGGTATCACGCACGGGACAAACCCTACCAGTGCCCCATGTGCCAGAAAAGATTTGGCCAAAGCTCGCACCTCATTCAGCACCAGAGAATCCATACTGGGGAACGGCCCCACAAGTGTCCCGACTGCGGGAAGAGCTTCATCGAGAACTCTACCCTGAAGaagcaccagagaatccacaccggGGAGAAACCCCACCAGTGCCTGgagtgcgggaagagcttcaGCCTCAGCTCCCACCTTGTGACACACCAGAGGTGCCACACGGGAGAGCGGCCCTACAAATGCGAGGATTGTGGCAAAGGGTTCACCGACACGTCCTCCCTCATTATCCACCGGCGAagccacacgggggagaagccctaCAAGTGTGACGTGTGTGGGAAGGGGTTTGTCCTGAGCTCTGTTTACCTCAACCATCACCGGAcccatactggggagaaaccttttgggtGTCCCGACTGTGGCCGGGCCTTCCGCCAGTGGTCACAGCTGGTCATCCACCGGAGACTCCACACGGGGGAACGCCCTTACAAATGTCCCTACTGCGACAAGGGGTTCTGCGACAGCTCCACCTTGACTAAGCACAAGAGGACTCACACCGGAGAGAAACCCAACACGTGCACAGAGTGCGGGCTCAGCTTTGGCTCTAGAGCACTGCTTTTAGAACACCAGACGCTTCACGCGGAAGAGACAGCATCCTTGGGCATCCTCTAG
- the TGFB1I1 gene encoding transforming growth factor beta-1-induced transcript 1 protein isoform X3 has protein sequence MPVEPIPASTMQGGSDKEHLYSTVCKPRSPKPKEGGPPPFSSSSGVLGAGLCELDRLLQELNATQFNITDEIMSQFPTSKSPSGEKGKDRSEDSADGGSLSRSAAPAKPSATSATLELDKLMASLSDFRVQSNIPAAAPSTVSPPPAPARVSSAQLPMVSSVCPTPPVAPTQTSPAQPSGNLDSMLVMLESDLSRQGISTTAKGLCASCQKPIAGQVVTALGSTWHPEHFVCTHCQKEMGGSNFFEKDGAPYCERDYFQLFSPRCGLCNEPILDKMVTALDKNWHPEHFCCVKCGQPFGEEGFHEKDGKQYCRQDFYELFSTRCQGCSQAILENYISALNALWHPECFVCRECYTPFVNGSFFEHGGRPFCEIHYHKQRGSLCSGCEKPITGRCITAMARKFHPEHFVCAFCLKQLNKGTFKEQNDKPYCHPCFIKLFG, from the exons ATGCCTGTAGAGCCAATCCCTGCCTCCACCATGCAGGGTGGAAGTGACAAAGAACACCTTTACAG CACGGTCTGCAAGCCTCGCTCGCCCAAGCCCAAGGAAGGAGGCCCGccgcccttctcctcctccagcggCGTGCTGGGGGCTGGTCTTTGCGAACTGGATCGGCTCCTGCAGGAACTGAACGCAACCCAGTTCAACATCACAG ATGAAATAATGTCCCAGTTTCCAACCAGCAAAAGTCCCagcggggagaagggcaaagacAGGTCAGAAGATTCTGCAGATGGCGGCTCTTTATCTCG GTCTGCAGCTCCTGCAAAGCCGTCGGCGACGTCAGCGACCCTGGAGCTGGACAAGCTGATGGCCTCTCTGTCCGATTTCCGGGTCCAGAGCAAC ATCCCTGCAGCTGCTCCATCCACAGTGTCCCCCCCACCCGCTCCCGCCCGGGTGTCCTCCGCGCAGCTGCCGATGGTCTCATCTGTCTGCCCCACCCCTCCCGTTGCGCCCACACAGACGTCACCGGCCCAGCCCAGCGGGAATCTGGATAGCATGCTTGTCATGCTGGAGTCCGACCTCAGCCGCCAGGGAATCTCCACCACCGCCAAGGGGCTGTGCGCTTCGTGTCAAAAGCCCATCGCTGGACAG GTGGTAACGGCACTGGGTAGCACCTGGCACCCGGAGCATTTTGTCTGTACCCACTGCCAGAAGGAGATGGGGGGCAGCAACTTCTTCGAAAAGGACGGCGCCCCTTACTGCGAGAGAGACTACTTCCAACTCTTCTCTCCACGCTGCGGCCTCTGCAATGAGCCCATCCTGGAC AAAATGGTGACCGCGCTGGATAAGAACTGGCACCCCGAACACTTCTGCTGCGTCAAGTGTGGGCAGCCCTTTGGGGAAGAAG GTTTTCACGAGAAGGACGGGAAACAGTACTGCCGCCAAGACTTCTACGAGCTGTTTTCCACCCGCTGCCAGGGGTGCAGCCAGGCCATCCTGGAGAACTACATCTCTGCTCTCAACGCCTTGTGGCACCCAGAATGTTTTGTCTGCAGG GAATGCTACACGCCCTTTGTGAACGGGAGCTTCTTCGAGCACGGGGGCCGCCCCTTCTGCGAGATCCACTACCACAAACAGCGCGGCTCGCTCTGCTCGGGCTGCGAGAAGCCCATCACCGGCCGCTGCATCACGGCCATGGCCCGCAAGTTCCACCCGGAGCACTTCGTCTGCGCCTTCTGCCTCAAGCAGCTCAACAAGGGCACCTTCAAGGAGCAGAACGACAAGCCCTACTGCCACCCGTGCTTCATCAAGCTGTTCGGGTGA